The following coding sequences lie in one Klebsiella huaxiensis genomic window:
- a CDS encoding mannitol dehydrogenase family protein, with protein MSGKENITTARYDAATSYPREDLQADIIHIGFGAFHRGHQAIYSDLTNQVSEKAWGIFEINLFGTADLVNTLNHQEGLFSVLETSSSANTSRLVRSVIGGIHTPASGIEAAIEKLLEPQVKIVSLTITEKGYCIDPQTRALDFSNPLIIKDLENPQQPTSAIALIVCALQRRKDLGLPPFSVLSCDNIPDNGHLTRNAITGFATRLSAELGKWIEEKVTFPGTMVDRIVPAMTEQQFAMLQEKTGYADPCGIVCEDFRQWVIEDNFVRGRPDWDKAGAMFVADVQPYEEMKLRMLNGSHSFLAYNGSLAGYEFIYQCMEDPQFRAATRLLMIDEQAQTLNPQLNISLDNYADLLIERFSNRNVKHRTAQIAMDGSQKLPQRALTPWKILHQQNKNSHALSILIAGWLHYVIKNIDDNQNISDPLLPQFIEAISGQHSAWQQALSLLQIESIFGKLNNDTDFVEEIKNTFTRIDSLGIEETIAHLLSGKS; from the coding sequence ATGTCAGGAAAGGAAAATATAACAACAGCTCGGTACGATGCCGCGACAAGCTACCCACGCGAAGATCTTCAGGCCGATATCATCCATATTGGCTTCGGGGCATTTCATCGGGGTCACCAGGCCATTTATAGCGATCTCACCAACCAGGTTTCAGAAAAAGCGTGGGGAATATTTGAAATAAATCTTTTTGGCACTGCTGATTTGGTCAACACACTAAACCATCAGGAAGGCCTGTTTAGCGTGCTGGAAACCTCATCATCCGCAAACACTTCGCGCCTGGTCCGTTCTGTGATTGGCGGGATCCATACCCCGGCGAGCGGAATTGAAGCGGCAATAGAAAAACTCCTTGAACCGCAGGTTAAAATCGTCTCCCTGACGATTACGGAAAAAGGTTACTGCATCGATCCGCAGACACGGGCATTAGATTTCTCCAATCCCTTGATCATCAAGGATCTTGAGAACCCACAGCAGCCAACATCAGCGATTGCACTGATCGTCTGCGCCCTGCAGCGGCGTAAAGATCTCGGTTTACCTCCTTTCAGCGTACTCTCCTGCGACAACATTCCTGACAACGGGCATCTCACCCGCAATGCGATAACGGGCTTTGCCACTCGCCTCAGTGCCGAATTGGGAAAGTGGATTGAAGAAAAGGTGACGTTTCCAGGAACCATGGTAGATCGCATTGTGCCGGCAATGACCGAACAACAATTCGCCATGCTGCAAGAAAAAACAGGCTATGCAGACCCTTGCGGAATTGTTTGTGAGGATTTCCGTCAATGGGTCATTGAAGACAACTTTGTTCGCGGTCGTCCTGACTGGGATAAAGCGGGCGCAATGTTTGTTGCAGATGTTCAACCCTATGAAGAAATGAAACTCCGGATGCTAAATGGCAGCCACTCATTTCTGGCCTACAACGGTAGCCTGGCGGGCTACGAATTTATCTATCAATGCATGGAGGATCCGCAATTTCGTGCCGCCACCCGCCTGCTTATGATTGATGAGCAGGCGCAAACATTAAATCCACAGCTAAATATTTCTCTTGATAACTATGCCGATTTGCTTATTGAACGGTTTAGCAACCGCAATGTGAAGCATCGTACAGCGCAAATAGCGATGGATGGCTCACAAAAGCTTCCTCAGCGAGCCCTTACGCCGTGGAAAATTTTGCATCAACAAAATAAAAATTCACATGCGCTTTCAATATTAATTGCTGGTTGGCTGCACTATGTAATAAAAAACATTGACGACAACCAGAATATTAGCGACCCGCTATTACCGCAGTTTATAGAAGCCATATCCGGCCAGCACTCGGCATGGCAGCAGGCGCTGTCCTTGCTGCAAATCGAATCTATATTTGGCAAGTTAAATAACGATACGGATTTTGTCGAAGAAATTAAAAACACCTTTACGCGTATTGATTCATTGGGTATCGAAGAAACAATTGCACATTTATTATCTGGAAAATCTTAA
- the dkgA gene encoding 2,5-didehydrogluconate reductase DkgA: MTHPTVIKLHDGNLMPQLGLGVWKAGNEEVVSAIHKALEVGYRSFDTAAVYQNETGVGNALSSAGVARDELFVTTKLWNDDQKQPHQALQESLKKLKLDYVDLYLIHWPVPATNHFVDAWKSLIELQQQGLAKSIGVCNFQVHHLQKLIDETGVAPVINQIELHPLLQQRQLHAWNATHKIQTESWSPLAQGGEGVFNQKIIHQLADKYGKTPAQIVIRWHLDSGLVVIPKSVTPSRIAENFNVWDFRLDKDELSEITKLDQNKRLGPDPDQFGG, encoded by the coding sequence ATGACACATCCAACCGTTATAAAACTACACGACGGCAACCTGATGCCGCAGCTGGGACTCGGCGTGTGGAAAGCAGGCAACGAGGAAGTCGTCTCCGCCATTCATAAGGCGCTGGAAGTCGGTTATCGCTCGTTTGACACCGCCGCCGTGTACCAGAATGAAACCGGCGTAGGCAATGCGTTAAGCAGCGCAGGCGTCGCCAGAGATGAGCTGTTCGTCACCACCAAGCTGTGGAATGACGATCAAAAGCAGCCCCATCAAGCGCTGCAGGAAAGCCTTAAAAAACTCAAACTCGACTACGTCGATTTATATTTAATTCACTGGCCGGTTCCGGCAACCAACCACTTCGTCGACGCCTGGAAAAGCCTAATTGAACTGCAGCAGCAGGGGCTGGCAAAAAGCATCGGCGTCTGTAATTTCCAGGTTCATCATCTGCAAAAGCTGATTGATGAAACCGGCGTCGCACCGGTAATTAACCAGATTGAACTTCACCCTTTGTTGCAACAGCGCCAGCTTCACGCCTGGAATGCGACGCACAAAATCCAGACCGAGTCCTGGAGCCCGCTAGCTCAAGGCGGAGAAGGCGTATTCAATCAGAAAATTATCCACCAGTTGGCAGATAAATACGGCAAAACACCGGCGCAGATTGTCATTCGCTGGCACCTCGATAGCGGCCTGGTGGTGATTCCAAAATCGGTGACGCCGTCGCGCATCGCCGAGAACTTCAACGTCTGGGATTTCCGTCTGGATAAAGATGAATTGAGTGAAATCACTAAACTGGACCAAAACAAACGTCTGGGTCCAGACCCGGATCAGTTCGGTGGGTAA
- a CDS encoding TRAP transporter substrate-binding protein yields the protein MKTSGLLKKSVMLLVSCILISNSALAKTTLKLSHNQDKSHAVHKAMSYLAEKTKEYSDGDLVIRIYPNATLGNERESLELMNSGALQMVKVNAASLESFASEYSLFSLPFLFKDRDHYYRVLQSDLGKRILKSSENKGFIGLTYYDGGARSLYANKPITKPADLAGMKIRVQSSPSAIAMVKALGGVATPMAQGELYTALQQGVVDGGENSTVVYADMRHAEVAKVYSRDEHTMVPDVLVVSTQVLSTLSDKNREALYKAADESMLQMKDVIWPAAEKEAYEKIKAMNATVVDVDKSEFKQRVKPLFDEFRAKDAQSAKDLDQVENM from the coding sequence ATGAAAACCTCTGGCCTGTTAAAAAAATCCGTAATGCTACTCGTCAGCTGTATATTAATCTCGAACTCTGCATTGGCCAAAACCACGCTTAAACTCAGCCACAATCAGGACAAAAGTCATGCTGTGCATAAGGCCATGAGCTATTTAGCAGAAAAAACAAAAGAATACTCCGATGGTGATTTAGTTATCCGTATCTACCCAAATGCAACTCTCGGTAATGAGAGAGAATCCCTTGAGTTGATGAACTCGGGCGCCCTGCAAATGGTGAAAGTCAACGCTGCATCACTGGAATCTTTTGCTTCTGAGTATAGTCTGTTTAGTCTTCCTTTTTTATTCAAAGATCGCGATCATTACTATCGGGTGCTGCAAAGCGATCTGGGGAAAAGAATTTTAAAATCGTCTGAAAATAAAGGTTTTATCGGCCTGACCTATTATGATGGCGGGGCCAGAAGCCTTTACGCCAACAAGCCCATCACCAAACCAGCTGACCTGGCTGGCATGAAAATCCGCGTTCAATCCAGTCCAAGCGCGATTGCAATGGTTAAGGCATTGGGTGGTGTTGCGACACCAATGGCACAGGGTGAATTATACACCGCGCTCCAGCAAGGTGTGGTTGATGGTGGCGAAAATAGCACCGTCGTATATGCCGATATGCGCCACGCTGAAGTCGCGAAAGTTTATTCACGGGATGAGCACACCATGGTACCTGATGTTTTAGTCGTGAGTACCCAGGTACTCAGCACATTGAGTGATAAAAATCGTGAAGCCTTATACAAAGCGGCAGATGAGTCGATGCTGCAAATGAAAGATGTTATTTGGCCGGCAGCAGAAAAAGAAGCTTACGAGAAAATAAAAGCAATGAACGCCACGGTGGTCGATGTCGATAAGTCAGAATTTAAACAGCGCGTTAAGCCACTCTTCGATGAATTCCGTGCTAAAGATGCACAATCAGCCAAAGATCTGGATCAGGTAGAAAATATGTAA
- a CDS encoding zinc-binding alcohol dehydrogenase family protein, whose translation MKTLICHNPGSIEYIERPVPVPENDEVLLKIKAVGICGTDIHAFAGRQPFFSYPRVLGHEICGEAISTGKECSNIKSGQRYSVIPCIPCNQCAACKEGKTNCCEHVSLYGVHQDGGFSEYLAVHEKNLVELPEQLSDSAGALVECFAIGAHAVRRAEIQPAQNILVIGAGPIGLATSAIAKAKGAKVVVADIDAKRRQLVSQNIGIESLDPTAEDFISELRRLFNGELACTVLDATGNKSSMSNDINLIRHGGKVVFIGLYIGELIMDDPTFHKKETTLISSRNATREDFECVIQLMSAGLINEDMMKNTEFDFFTIGNDYQKNVVENKEMVKGVINF comes from the coding sequence ATGAAAACCTTAATTTGCCATAATCCTGGTAGCATCGAATATATTGAACGACCAGTACCAGTACCAGAAAACGACGAAGTATTATTAAAGATTAAAGCTGTCGGGATATGCGGCACCGATATTCATGCCTTCGCCGGACGCCAGCCTTTTTTCTCCTATCCCAGAGTACTTGGGCATGAGATCTGCGGCGAAGCCATTTCGACAGGAAAAGAGTGCTCCAACATAAAGAGCGGTCAACGCTATTCCGTTATCCCCTGCATCCCGTGCAACCAATGCGCAGCATGTAAAGAAGGAAAAACCAACTGCTGCGAACACGTATCGCTTTATGGCGTACACCAGGATGGCGGTTTCAGCGAATACCTGGCCGTTCATGAGAAAAACCTGGTAGAACTTCCCGAACAGTTAAGCGATAGCGCAGGCGCGCTGGTGGAATGCTTCGCGATTGGGGCTCATGCCGTTCGTCGCGCAGAGATACAGCCCGCACAAAATATCCTGGTCATCGGCGCTGGCCCCATTGGTTTAGCCACCTCAGCGATTGCTAAAGCCAAAGGCGCAAAGGTCGTCGTTGCCGATATTGATGCCAAGCGCCGACAGCTGGTCAGCCAGAATATTGGCATCGAATCATTAGACCCAACGGCAGAGGATTTTATTAGTGAACTACGTCGCCTGTTTAACGGTGAACTTGCCTGTACGGTACTTGACGCCACGGGTAACAAATCCTCGATGAGCAACGATATTAATCTCATTCGCCACGGTGGCAAGGTCGTATTTATTGGACTATATATCGGCGAGCTTATTATGGATGACCCCACTTTCCATAAAAAAGAAACCACGCTAATCAGTAGTCGTAACGCTACACGCGAAGATTTTGAATGCGTCATTCAATTAATGAGTGCCGGATTAATCAATGAAGACATGATGAAAAATACCGAGTTTGATTTTTTCACCATAGGTAATGACTACCAGAAAAACGTAGTCGAAAACAAAGAAATGGTTAAAGGCGTTATCAATTTTTAA
- a CDS encoding YgiQ family radical SAM protein produces the protein MSAISLIQPDRDLFSWPQYWAACFGPAPFLPMSREEMDQLGWDSCDIILVTGDAYVDHPSFGMAICGRMLEAQGFRVGIISQPEWNNKDDFMRLGKPNLFFGVTAGNMDSMINRYTADRKLRHDDAYTAGNVAGKRPDRATLVYTQRCKEAWKDVPVILGGIEASLRRTAHYDYWSDTVRRSVLVDSKADMLMFGNGERPLVEVAHRLAAGEPIGHIRDVRNTAIMVKEALPGWSGVDSTRLDTPGKIDPIPHPYGEDLPCADNKTVAPPKQEAKRVTVQPPRPKPWEKTYVLLPSFEKVKGDKVLYAHASRILHHETNPGCARALMQKHGERYIWINPPAIPLSTEEMDSVFALPYKRIPHPAYGDARIPAYEMIRFSINIMRGCFGGCSFCSITEHEGRIIQSRSEDSIINEIEAIRDTVPGFTGIISDLGGPTANMYMLRCKSPRAEQTCRRLSCVYPDICPHMDTNHEPTINLYRRARDLKGIKKILIASGVRYDIAVEDPRYIKELATHHVGGYLKIAPEHTEEGPLSKMMKPGMGSYDRFKELFDTYSKQAGKEQYLIPYFISAHPGTRDEDMVNLALWLKQHRFRLDQVQNFYPSPLANSTTMYYTGKNPLGKIGYKSEDVVVPKGDKQRRLHKALLRYHDPANWPLIRQALEAMGKKHLIGSRRDCLVPAPTLDEMREARRQNRNTRPALTKHTPVAHQRQTPASSAKKSRIR, from the coding sequence ATGAGCGCAATATCCCTGATCCAACCGGATCGTGACCTTTTCTCCTGGCCGCAGTACTGGGCTGCCTGTTTTGGCCCCGCGCCGTTTCTGCCGATGTCGCGAGAAGAGATGGACCAACTTGGCTGGGATAGCTGCGATATCATTCTCGTGACCGGTGACGCCTATGTCGATCACCCGAGCTTTGGGATGGCGATTTGTGGACGCATGCTGGAAGCGCAGGGCTTTAGGGTGGGGATTATTTCCCAGCCGGAGTGGAACAATAAAGATGACTTTATGCGTCTGGGTAAACCGAACCTGTTCTTCGGCGTAACCGCCGGCAACATGGACTCAATGATCAACCGCTATACCGCCGACCGTAAGCTGCGCCATGACGACGCGTATACGGCGGGCAACGTTGCTGGTAAACGCCCGGATCGCGCGACGCTGGTCTATACCCAGCGCTGTAAAGAAGCCTGGAAGGATGTGCCGGTGATCCTCGGCGGGATTGAAGCCAGCCTGCGCCGCACTGCGCATTACGACTATTGGTCTGACACCGTGCGTCGTTCGGTTCTGGTGGATTCGAAAGCCGATATGCTGATGTTCGGCAACGGCGAGCGTCCGCTGGTGGAAGTGGCGCACCGCCTGGCGGCGGGCGAGCCTATCGGGCATATCCGCGATGTGCGTAATACCGCCATCATGGTAAAAGAAGCGCTGCCGGGCTGGAGTGGGGTGGATTCCACGCGCCTGGATACGCCGGGCAAAATCGACCCGATTCCGCATCCTTACGGTGAAGACCTGCCGTGCGCCGATAACAAAACCGTCGCGCCGCCAAAACAGGAAGCGAAGCGCGTTACCGTCCAGCCACCGCGTCCAAAGCCGTGGGAGAAAACCTACGTCCTTCTGCCGTCCTTCGAGAAAGTCAAAGGCGACAAAGTTCTCTACGCGCATGCCTCACGTATTCTGCATCATGAGACCAACCCAGGCTGCGCCCGCGCGCTGATGCAGAAACACGGCGAGCGCTATATCTGGATTAACCCGCCCGCCATTCCGCTCTCAACCGAAGAGATGGATAGTGTTTTTGCTCTGCCGTATAAGCGTATTCCGCATCCGGCATACGGCGATGCGCGCATCCCGGCCTACGAGATGATCCGTTTCTCGATTAACATTATGCGCGGCTGCTTTGGCGGCTGTTCATTCTGCTCCATTACCGAGCACGAAGGGCGCATTATTCAGAGCCGTTCCGAAGATTCGATCATTAATGAAATCGAAGCTATTCGCGACACAGTTCCTGGTTTTACTGGCATTATCTCTGATCTTGGTGGCCCGACGGCCAACATGTATATGCTGCGCTGCAAGTCACCGCGCGCGGAGCAGACCTGTCGCCGCCTGTCCTGTGTGTATCCCGATATTTGCCCACATATGGATACCAACCACGAGCCGACAATTAACCTTTATCGTCGCGCCCGCGATCTTAAGGGTATCAAAAAGATCCTTATCGCTTCCGGCGTGCGTTATGACATCGCCGTTGAAGACCCGCGTTATATCAAAGAGCTGGCGACCCACCACGTTGGCGGTTATCTGAAGATTGCCCCGGAACACACTGAAGAAGGGCCGCTGTCGAAGATGATGAAGCCGGGAATGGGTAGCTACGACCGCTTCAAAGAGCTGTTTGATACCTATTCGAAGCAGGCGGGCAAAGAGCAGTATCTGATTCCGTACTTTATCTCTGCGCACCCTGGTACGCGTGATGAAGATATGGTGAACCTGGCGCTGTGGCTGAAGCAGCATCGTTTCCGTCTGGATCAGGTGCAGAACTTCTATCCGTCGCCGCTGGCGAACTCGACCACCATGTATTACACCGGCAAGAACCCGCTGGGTAAGATTGGCTATAAGAGTGAAGACGTGGTGGTGCCGAAAGGCGACAAACAGCGTCGTCTGCATAAGGCATTGCTGCGCTATCACGATCCGGCTAACTGGCCGCTGATCCGTCAGGCGCTGGAAGCCATGGGCAAGAAGCACCTGATTGGCAGCCGCCGCGATTGCCTGGTGCCTGCGCCGACGCTGGACGAGATGCGTGAAGCACGTCGCCAGAATCGCAATACCCGCCCGGCGCTGACCAAGCATACGCCGGTGGCGCATCAGCGCCAGACGCCTGCGTCGTCGGCCAAAAAAAGTCGTATTCGCTGA
- a CDS encoding Ldh family oxidoreductase: MSTVYVKEENLKSLVYAKLFSAGLDESTAQQVTDVLVHADITGVHSHGVMRVEHYCTRLKAGGLNKKAQFSIEQISPSVAILNSDDGMGHSALIGATDHAIQLAKNHGLGFVGVKNTSHCGALSYFAERVARQGMIAIIMTQTDTCVAPHGGAERFIGTNPIAFGFPVENSYPMIVDMATSATAFGKILHAKETGKPIAEGLAIDKDGNVTTDPHKIENLLPFGGHKGSGIALAIDALTGILMGASFGNHIVRMYGDYEKMRKLASLIIVIDPATLGNNEFAKKMAQMVTELRRVKPVPGVEKVLAPNDPQMMYKEKCQQNGIPVASGIYQYLSGN, translated from the coding sequence ATGTCTACAGTATATGTAAAAGAAGAGAATTTAAAATCTTTGGTATACGCTAAGCTATTTTCCGCCGGGCTTGATGAATCAACCGCACAGCAGGTAACAGATGTATTGGTGCATGCGGATATAACAGGTGTGCATTCTCATGGCGTCATGCGCGTTGAGCATTACTGTACCCGGTTAAAAGCAGGTGGTTTAAATAAAAAAGCGCAGTTTAGCATTGAGCAAATTTCCCCCTCAGTGGCTATTCTCAATTCAGACGACGGTATGGGGCATTCCGCGTTGATTGGCGCAACCGATCATGCCATTCAGCTTGCGAAAAATCACGGGCTGGGTTTTGTCGGCGTCAAAAATACCTCTCATTGTGGCGCCTTATCCTACTTCGCCGAGAGAGTGGCCAGGCAGGGAATGATTGCCATCATCATGACTCAAACGGATACCTGCGTCGCGCCTCATGGCGGTGCGGAACGCTTTATCGGCACAAACCCTATCGCATTCGGGTTTCCGGTCGAGAATAGCTATCCGATGATCGTCGATATGGCCACCAGCGCAACGGCTTTTGGTAAAATTTTACATGCCAAAGAAACGGGCAAGCCTATTGCTGAAGGCCTGGCCATTGATAAAGACGGCAACGTTACAACCGACCCGCATAAAATTGAAAATTTACTCCCCTTTGGCGGACATAAAGGTTCAGGCATTGCACTAGCGATAGATGCATTGACCGGGATATTAATGGGCGCAAGCTTTGGTAATCATATTGTACGGATGTACGGTGATTATGAAAAAATGCGCAAACTCGCCAGTTTAATCATCGTCATTGACCCGGCAACATTAGGCAATAATGAGTTTGCTAAAAAAATGGCGCAGATGGTTACTGAACTGCGCAGGGTCAAACCGGTCCCTGGCGTTGAAAAAGTTTTAGCCCCTAACGATCCGCAGATGATGTATAAAGAAAAATGCCAGCAGAATGGGATCCCGGTTGCGTCCGGCATTTATCAATATTTGTCTGGAAATTAA
- a CDS encoding FCD domain-containing protein, with product MEQVITKRRYYDIGLQIEELLYSGVFKSGERLPSERELSERFNTSRTTIRDAIIMLELKGVLEVKQGSGIFFVDNSNALNQKSLMPYSEIGPFELLQARQVIESNITGFAATQIRFNELLELKKIIALQEKAIAGESDTFEDLDHQFHSIIAESTQNRVLIKQAAELWRAVRTENPRWKKLNYKYLHEKHLRMQWLEDHRAIFLALQQKDAELARQASWKHLENSKNELIKIFKQDSSISDFDDFFFAT from the coding sequence ATGGAACAAGTTATTACAAAACGCCGCTATTACGATATTGGTCTACAGATCGAAGAATTACTCTATTCCGGCGTATTTAAATCCGGCGAACGCTTGCCTTCTGAACGTGAGCTTAGCGAGCGATTCAACACCAGCCGCACCACCATCCGTGATGCGATTATCATGCTGGAGCTTAAAGGCGTGCTGGAAGTCAAACAGGGGTCCGGGATCTTTTTTGTTGATAACTCAAACGCGTTAAATCAGAAATCATTGATGCCCTATTCTGAAATCGGCCCCTTCGAACTTTTGCAGGCTCGCCAGGTGATAGAGAGCAACATTACCGGTTTTGCCGCCACACAAATTCGCTTCAACGAACTACTTGAATTAAAGAAAATCATTGCGTTACAAGAAAAAGCAATCGCTGGTGAAAGCGATACGTTTGAGGATTTAGATCACCAGTTCCACAGCATTATTGCCGAATCGACGCAGAACAGAGTGTTAATTAAACAAGCGGCAGAGCTGTGGCGGGCGGTAAGAACCGAAAACCCGCGCTGGAAAAAACTTAACTATAAGTACCTGCATGAAAAGCATCTGCGCATGCAGTGGCTGGAGGATCATCGAGCCATTTTCCTTGCCCTTCAGCAAAAGGATGCTGAGCTGGCCAGGCAAGCTTCCTGGAAGCATCTGGAAAACAGTAAAAACGAGTTAATAAAAATCTTTAAGCAAGACTCTTCTATTAGCGATTTTGATGATTTCTTCTTTGCCACCTAG
- a CDS encoding HIT family protein, translated as MNCVFCQIAEGKAPCHKVWEDEHHLAFLSIFPNTDGFTVVIPKKHYPSYAFDMPPQALADLVLATQKVAKLLDKTFDDVGRTGMFFEGFGVDHIHSKLSPMHGTGDMTQWQPIESRQTKFFEQYEGYLSSHDHERADDEKLSALAARIRQTKI; from the coding sequence ATGAATTGTGTTTTCTGTCAAATTGCCGAGGGTAAAGCCCCCTGCCATAAAGTCTGGGAAGATGAACACCACCTCGCCTTTCTCTCTATTTTCCCCAACACCGACGGTTTTACAGTAGTCATTCCGAAGAAACATTACCCCAGCTACGCTTTCGATATGCCGCCGCAGGCGCTGGCCGATTTAGTACTGGCAACTCAGAAAGTAGCAAAGCTGCTGGATAAAACCTTCGATGACGTGGGCCGTACCGGGATGTTTTTTGAAGGATTTGGCGTTGATCATATTCACAGTAAGCTCAGCCCAATGCATGGCACTGGCGATATGACTCAGTGGCAGCCGATAGAGTCGCGTCAAACCAAGTTCTTTGAGCAATATGAAGGCTATCTCTCTTCCCACGATCATGAACGAGCGGACGATGAAAAGCTGTCAGCGCTGGCGGCCAGAATTCGCCAGACAAAAATATAA
- a CDS encoding TRAP transporter small permease: MQTLTNSLNRILAGCCCTILAIMVACVSWQVVARFIFNSPSTVIDEITQILFMWIILLGGVYTAGIKKHLSIDLLAQKVSPATARRLDSFIQMVIAIFAITFMIYGGNIVVEKASHVNQISPVLKWPMDKVYWVMPISGVILLYYTISNIVENYHNRHSH; encoded by the coding sequence ATGCAAACGCTAACTAATTCCCTTAATAGAATACTTGCTGGATGCTGCTGTACTATTTTAGCCATCATGGTTGCCTGTGTCTCATGGCAAGTCGTCGCGCGATTTATATTTAACTCGCCAAGTACGGTGATCGATGAAATCACTCAAATCCTTTTTATGTGGATAATATTACTTGGAGGTGTGTATACCGCGGGTATTAAAAAGCATTTATCAATTGATTTATTGGCTCAGAAAGTATCACCAGCAACTGCACGACGGCTTGATAGCTTCATCCAGATGGTTATCGCGATTTTTGCCATTACGTTCATGATTTACGGTGGAAATATCGTTGTAGAAAAGGCATCTCACGTCAATCAGATATCGCCAGTATTAAAATGGCCTATGGATAAGGTGTATTGGGTCATGCCGATCAGCGGCGTAATCCTGCTCTATTATACTATTTCAAATATCGTAGAAAATTATCATAACCGGCATTCTCATTGA